Proteins found in one Neodiprion lecontei isolate iyNeoLeco1 chromosome 6, iyNeoLeco1.1, whole genome shotgun sequence genomic segment:
- the LOC107221505 gene encoding uncharacterized protein LOC107221505 isoform X1, whose amino-acid sequence MYAVIEFLVGEDRECALVPVLWLVENNTQCYWPRTKTEDHFTKLVKSKAAYEKTWPKFAIHKVLHTGDDYHDTEATMARLLELGTSDESGIIRNIAKKSTVIPQQDITNDVDENEATNSDDVEPEPQKKKRKHKTDKKKAKNRHVSNKKKKTKRSRESSSSLGYTSSADENLPPSEVDESTSNRNKNTRYINSAKGSTKNQTPKKNLAHKIVQHQYNDNSHESPNQLSGYETSNRNISSRIIRSTTQYDLSRSFSQLEPSTPTTSREQNTFEEKTLQYLEHIKSYTEQNHLLLRKIFSKQKEVSIDVTKKPAEFPKLPLNSMEDFSNLENILKSEEHRTYLTGKLASIGGTSGRQCVLAIMRSLLTNELAMQFNWAGRDKVSFQKTLTMETVYEAVKQTFLGKKEIGDATETSVSCAVKDWLKLARSRHTYVRKKG is encoded by the exons ATGTATGCGGTGATTGAATTCTTGGTTGGCGAAGATAGAGAATGCGCATTGGTACCAGTTCTTTGGCTGGTCGAAAACAACACCCAATGTTACTGGCCACGGACAAAAACTGAAGATCATTTTACAAAACTTGTAAAATCAAAGGCTGCCTATGAAAAAACATGGCCAAAGTTTGCCATTCACAAAGTACTGCATACCGGAG ATGACTACCACGACACCGAAGCAACGATGGCGCGCCTACTGGAGCTGGGCACGTCCGATGAATCCGGAATAATTCGCAACATCGCTAAAAAATCCACTGTAATACCTCAGCAAGATATTACCAATGACGTGGACGAGAATGAAGCTACGAACAGTGATGATGTCGAACCTGAGccgcaaaagaaaaaacgtaaacaCAAAACCGACAAGAAGAAGGCTAAAAATCGACACgttagtaacaaaaaaaaaaaaacgaagcgtTCTCGTGAAAGTTCAAGTAGTTTAGGTTACACCTCTTCAGCTGACGAGAATTTGCCACCGTCCGAAGTCGATGAATCGACTTCTAACCGTAATAAGAATACTCGCTACATTAACTCAGCCAAAGGATCTACCAAAAATCAGACACCAAAGAAAAACTTGGCCCACAAGATCGTACAGCACCAGTATAATGATAATTCCCATGAGTCACCGAATCAGTTGTCTGGATATGAAACATCAAATAGAAACATTTCTAGTAGGATCATCAGGTCTACCACGCAATATGACTTATCAAGATCCTTTTCACAACTTGAACCTTCAACCCCGACCACATCACGCGAACAGAATacctttgaagaaaaaactctgCAGTATTTAGAACACATTAAATCCTACACTGAACAAAACCATCTGCTACTACGTAAAATCTTCTCAAAACAGAAGGAAGTCAGCATCGACGTAACAAAGAAACCAGCCGAATTCCCAAAACTTCCTCTTAACTCCATGGAAGACTTCTCCAACCTCGAAAATATCCTGAAATCCGAAGAGCATCGAACTTATTTA ACCGGGAAACTGGCTTCTATTGGAGGGACAAGCGGTCGCCAATGTGTGTTGGCTATAATGAGGTCACTACTCACAAACGAATTAGCGATGCAATTCAATTGGGCAGGGAGGGACAAAGTCTCATTTCAAAAGACATTGACAATGGAAACTGTTTACg agGCTGTGAAACAAACCTTTCTTGGCAAGAAGGAAATTGGTGATGCAACCGAAACCAGTGTTTCGTGTGCCGTGAAAGACTGGTTAAAACTAGCTCGATCACGGCATACCTATGTACGAAAGAAGGGCTAA
- the LOC107221505 gene encoding uncharacterized protein LOC107221505 isoform X3 — MARLLELGTSDESGIIRNIAKKSTVIPQQDITNDVDENEATNSDDVEPEPQKKKRKHKTDKKKAKNRHVSNKKKKTKRSRESSSSLGYTSSADENLPPSEVDESTSNRNKNTRYINSAKGSTKNQTPKKNLAHKIVQHQYNDNSHESPNQLSGYETSNRNISSRIIRSTTQYDLSRSFSQLEPSTPTTSREQNTFEEKTLQYLEHIKSYTEQNHLLLRKIFSKQKEVSIDVTKKPAEFPKLPLNSMEDFSNLENILKSEEHRTYLTGKLASIGGTSGRQCVLAIMRSLLTNELAMQFNWAGRDKVSFQKTLTMETVYEAVKQTFLGKKEIGDATETSVSCAVKDWLKLARSRHTYVRKKG; from the exons ATGGCGCGCCTACTGGAGCTGGGCACGTCCGATGAATCCGGAATAATTCGCAACATCGCTAAAAAATCCACTGTAATACCTCAGCAAGATATTACCAATGACGTGGACGAGAATGAAGCTACGAACAGTGATGATGTCGAACCTGAGccgcaaaagaaaaaacgtaaacaCAAAACCGACAAGAAGAAGGCTAAAAATCGACACgttagtaacaaaaaaaaaaaaacgaagcgtTCTCGTGAAAGTTCAAGTAGTTTAGGTTACACCTCTTCAGCTGACGAGAATTTGCCACCGTCCGAAGTCGATGAATCGACTTCTAACCGTAATAAGAATACTCGCTACATTAACTCAGCCAAAGGATCTACCAAAAATCAGACACCAAAGAAAAACTTGGCCCACAAGATCGTACAGCACCAGTATAATGATAATTCCCATGAGTCACCGAATCAGTTGTCTGGATATGAAACATCAAATAGAAACATTTCTAGTAGGATCATCAGGTCTACCACGCAATATGACTTATCAAGATCCTTTTCACAACTTGAACCTTCAACCCCGACCACATCACGCGAACAGAATacctttgaagaaaaaactctgCAGTATTTAGAACACATTAAATCCTACACTGAACAAAACCATCTGCTACTACGTAAAATCTTCTCAAAACAGAAGGAAGTCAGCATCGACGTAACAAAGAAACCAGCCGAATTCCCAAAACTTCCTCTTAACTCCATGGAAGACTTCTCCAACCTCGAAAATATCCTGAAATCCGAAGAGCATCGAACTTATTTA ACCGGGAAACTGGCTTCTATTGGAGGGACAAGCGGTCGCCAATGTGTGTTGGCTATAATGAGGTCACTACTCACAAACGAATTAGCGATGCAATTCAATTGGGCAGGGAGGGACAAAGTCTCATTTCAAAAGACATTGACAATGGAAACTGTTTACg agGCTGTGAAACAAACCTTTCTTGGCAAGAAGGAAATTGGTGATGCAACCGAAACCAGTGTTTCGTGTGCCGTGAAAGACTGGTTAAAACTAGCTCGATCACGGCATACCTATGTACGAAAGAAGGGCTAA
- the LOC107221505 gene encoding uncharacterized protein LOC107221505 isoform X2, protein MYAVIEFLVGEDRECALVPVLWLVENNTQCYWPRTKTEDHFTKLVKSKAAYEKTWPKFAIHKVLHTGDDYHDTEATMARLLELGTSDESGIIRNIAKKSTVIPQQDITNDVDENEATNSDDVEPEPQKKKRKHKTDKKKAKNRHVSNKKKKTKRSRESSSSLGYTSSADENLPPSEVDESTSNRNKNTRYINSAKGSTKNQTPKKNLAHKIVQHQYNDNSHESPNQLSGYETSNRNISSRIIRSTTQYDLSRSFSQLEPSTPTTSREQNTFEEKTLQYLEHIKSYTEQNHLLLRKIFSKQKEVSIDVTKKPAEFPKLPLNSMEDFSNLENILKSEEHRTYLYFVADRETGFYWRDKRSPMCVGYNEVTTHKRISDAIQLGREGQSLISKDIDNGNCLRGCETNLSWQEGNW, encoded by the exons ATGTATGCGGTGATTGAATTCTTGGTTGGCGAAGATAGAGAATGCGCATTGGTACCAGTTCTTTGGCTGGTCGAAAACAACACCCAATGTTACTGGCCACGGACAAAAACTGAAGATCATTTTACAAAACTTGTAAAATCAAAGGCTGCCTATGAAAAAACATGGCCAAAGTTTGCCATTCACAAAGTACTGCATACCGGAG ATGACTACCACGACACCGAAGCAACGATGGCGCGCCTACTGGAGCTGGGCACGTCCGATGAATCCGGAATAATTCGCAACATCGCTAAAAAATCCACTGTAATACCTCAGCAAGATATTACCAATGACGTGGACGAGAATGAAGCTACGAACAGTGATGATGTCGAACCTGAGccgcaaaagaaaaaacgtaaacaCAAAACCGACAAGAAGAAGGCTAAAAATCGACACgttagtaacaaaaaaaaaaaaacgaagcgtTCTCGTGAAAGTTCAAGTAGTTTAGGTTACACCTCTTCAGCTGACGAGAATTTGCCACCGTCCGAAGTCGATGAATCGACTTCTAACCGTAATAAGAATACTCGCTACATTAACTCAGCCAAAGGATCTACCAAAAATCAGACACCAAAGAAAAACTTGGCCCACAAGATCGTACAGCACCAGTATAATGATAATTCCCATGAGTCACCGAATCAGTTGTCTGGATATGAAACATCAAATAGAAACATTTCTAGTAGGATCATCAGGTCTACCACGCAATATGACTTATCAAGATCCTTTTCACAACTTGAACCTTCAACCCCGACCACATCACGCGAACAGAATacctttgaagaaaaaactctgCAGTATTTAGAACACATTAAATCCTACACTGAACAAAACCATCTGCTACTACGTAAAATCTTCTCAAAACAGAAGGAAGTCAGCATCGACGTAACAAAGAAACCAGCCGAATTCCCAAAACTTCCTCTTAACTCCATGGAAGACTTCTCCAACCTCGAAAATATCCTGAAATCCGAAGAGCATCGAACTTATTTA tATTTTGTTGCAGACCGGGAAACTGGCTTCTATTGGAGGGACAAGCGGTCGCCAATGTGTGTTGGCTATAATGAGGTCACTACTCACAAACGAATTAGCGATGCAATTCAATTGGGCAGGGAGGGACAAAGTCTCATTTCAAAAGACATTGACAATGGAAACTGTTTACg agGCTGTGAAACAAACCTTTCTTGGCAAGAAGGAAATTGGTGA